One Drosophila santomea strain STO CAGO 1482 chromosome X, Prin_Dsan_1.1, whole genome shotgun sequence DNA segment encodes these proteins:
- the LOC120457286 gene encoding solute carrier family 41 member 2 isoform X3 — protein MQPFNSSSAHSGGEKNETRMRRRPIPSSEPDPGAVSGGGGAGGAGGAGGAGGAGGAGGGGGGGGNGGIGSGALVAADASSIAGINGSSEEKMALNRPGIKQEKWTTILLQVSIPFFLAGIGTIGAGIVLGRVEKWYVFKNVSELFILVPALLGLKGNLDMCLASRLSTQVNLGNMTSRQGVIRMIVGNIALVQVQATVASFLVAMFAVSVGAAMTGDFYFENMMLLTASAMFTATSSCFVLDFVLVAVILFSQKYRLNPDNLATPLAASIGDVVSISLLSFIASLLYDHIKTHLWITFIVVTCYLVLLPMWVMIVLRNEYTRPVLKSGWVPVLSALCISGLGGLVLDAAVEVFNGFVVFQPIINGIGGNLVSVQASKISTMLHQSSIIGIIPPHTQIFEWPWRALFKGVPYAKTARILIAMSIPGNVLFIFAADYINYSTSTVTWVFVLSYLTASLVQVMLLLYIAHIIVHAMWKWKIDPDNSAIPYLTALGDLLGSSLLAVAWLFTMSVGMQYGSGMETLNAPN, from the exons CCTCCTCCGAACCGGATCCTGGAGCGGTgagcggcggcggtggagcgggaggagcaggaggcgcgggaggagctggaggagcaggaggagcaggtggcggtggcggtggcggtggcaatgGCGGCATCGGTTCCGGTGCCCTGGTGGCGGCGGACGCCTCCAGCATTGCCGGCATCAATGGCAGCTCCGAGGAGAAGATGGCGCTCAATCGACCCGGCATCAAGCAGGAGAAGTGGACGACGATCTTGCTGCAGGTGTCCATTCCGTTCTTTCTGGCCGGGATTGGCACCATCGGAGCTGGCATTGTCCTGGGACGCGTTGAG AAATGGTATGTCTTCAAGAATGTAAGCGAGCTGTTCATCCTGGTGCCGGCGCTGTTGGGCCTCAAGGGCAACCTGGACATGTGCCTGGCATCGCGGCTCTCCACGCAAGTGAACCTGGGCAACATGACCAGCAGACAGGGCGTGATACGGATGATAGTGGGGAATATAGCACTGGTGCAGGTCCAGGCGACGGTGGCCTCCTTTCTGGTGGCCATGTTTGCGGTGAGCGTGGGTGCGGCCATGACCGGCGACTTCTATTTCGAGAACATGATGCTGCTGACTGCCTCGGCCATGTTCACGGCCACCTCGTCGTGCTTTGTGCTGG ACTTCGTTTTGGTCGCGGTTATCCTGTTCTCGCAGAAGTATCGCCTCAATCCGGACAACCTGGCCACGCCATTGGCCGCCTCCATTGGTGATGTGGTGTCCATCAGTTTGCTCTCCTTTATCGCCTCGCTGCTGTACGATCATATCA AAACGCACCTGTGGATCACATTCATCGTGGTCACCTGCTACCTGGTGCTGTTGCCCATGTGGGTGATGATCGTGCTGAGGAACGAGTACACGCGACCGGTGCTAAAGAGCGGATGGGTTCCCGTCCTCTCGGCCCTCTGCATAAGTGG TCTGGGTGGCCTTGTGTTGGATGCAGCCGTCGAGGTGTTTAATGGATTCGTAGTGTTTCAACCGATCATCAATGGAATCGGCGGCAATCTGGTATCGGTGCAGGCCAGCAAGATATCCACAATGCTGCACCAGAGCTCAATTATCGGGATTATACCACCGCACACGCAGATCTTCGAGTGGCCTTGGCGGGCGCTCTTCAAAGGAG TTCCCTATGCGAAGACAGCGAGGATACTTATTGCCATGTCCATACCCGGCAATGTTCTGTTCATCTTTGCTGCTGACTATATAAACTATAGCACCTCGACGGTCACCTGGGTGTTTGTGCTTTCCTATCTGACCGCCAGTTTGGTTCAG gtgatgctgctgctgtataTTGCGCACATCATTGTGCACGcgatgtggaagtggaagaTCGATCCGGATAACTCGGCCATACCCTACCTGACGGCCTTGGGCGATCTGCTCGGCAGCAGTCTGCTGGCGGTGGCGTGGCTCTTCACCATGTCGGTGGGCATGCAGTACGGATCCGGAATGGAGACACTCAACGCACCTAACTAA
- the LOC120457286 gene encoding solute carrier family 41 member 1 isoform X6 — protein sequence MQPFNSSSAHSGGEKNETRMRRRPIHPDNEKLSGLPHSTTGSLSSIITTSIASSEPDPGAVSGGGGAGGAGGAGGAGGAGGAGGGGGGGGNGGIGSGALVAADASSIAGINGSSEEKMALNRPGIKQEKWTTILLQVSIPFFLAGIGTIGAGIVLGRVEKWYVFKNVSELFILVPALLGLKGNLDMCLASRLSTQVNLGNMTSRQGVIRMIVGNIALVQVQATVASFLVAMFAVSVGAAMTGDFYFENMMLLTASAMFTATSSCFVLDFVLVAVILFSQKYRLNPDNLATPLAASIGDVVSISLLSFIASLLYDHIKTHLWITFIVVTCYLVLLPMWVMIVLRNEYTRPVLKSGWVPVLSALCISGLGGLVLDAAVEVFNGFVVFQPIINGIGGNLVSVQASKISTMLHQSSIIGIIPPHTQIFEWPWRALFKGVPYAKTARILIAMSIPGNVLFIFAADYINYSTSTVTWVFVLSYLTASLVQVMLLLYIAHIIVHAMWKWKIDPDNSAIPYLTALGDLLGSSLLAVAWLFTMSVGMQYGSGMETLNAPN from the exons ATCCCGACAATGAGAAATTGTCGGGCCTGCCACATTCGACAACCGGTTCACTAAGCTCAATCATCACGACGTCCATAGCCTCCTCCGAACCGGATCCTGGAGCGGTgagcggcggcggtggagcgggaggagcaggaggcgcgggaggagctggaggagcaggaggagcaggtggcggtggcggtggcggtggcaatgGCGGCATCGGTTCCGGTGCCCTGGTGGCGGCGGACGCCTCCAGCATTGCCGGCATCAATGGCAGCTCCGAGGAGAAGATGGCGCTCAATCGACCCGGCATCAAGCAGGAGAAGTGGACGACGATCTTGCTGCAGGTGTCCATTCCGTTCTTTCTGGCCGGGATTGGCACCATCGGAGCTGGCATTGTCCTGGGACGCGTTGAG AAATGGTATGTCTTCAAGAATGTAAGCGAGCTGTTCATCCTGGTGCCGGCGCTGTTGGGCCTCAAGGGCAACCTGGACATGTGCCTGGCATCGCGGCTCTCCACGCAAGTGAACCTGGGCAACATGACCAGCAGACAGGGCGTGATACGGATGATAGTGGGGAATATAGCACTGGTGCAGGTCCAGGCGACGGTGGCCTCCTTTCTGGTGGCCATGTTTGCGGTGAGCGTGGGTGCGGCCATGACCGGCGACTTCTATTTCGAGAACATGATGCTGCTGACTGCCTCGGCCATGTTCACGGCCACCTCGTCGTGCTTTGTGCTGG ACTTCGTTTTGGTCGCGGTTATCCTGTTCTCGCAGAAGTATCGCCTCAATCCGGACAACCTGGCCACGCCATTGGCCGCCTCCATTGGTGATGTGGTGTCCATCAGTTTGCTCTCCTTTATCGCCTCGCTGCTGTACGATCATATCA AAACGCACCTGTGGATCACATTCATCGTGGTCACCTGCTACCTGGTGCTGTTGCCCATGTGGGTGATGATCGTGCTGAGGAACGAGTACACGCGACCGGTGCTAAAGAGCGGATGGGTTCCCGTCCTCTCGGCCCTCTGCATAAGTGG TCTGGGTGGCCTTGTGTTGGATGCAGCCGTCGAGGTGTTTAATGGATTCGTAGTGTTTCAACCGATCATCAATGGAATCGGCGGCAATCTGGTATCGGTGCAGGCCAGCAAGATATCCACAATGCTGCACCAGAGCTCAATTATCGGGATTATACCACCGCACACGCAGATCTTCGAGTGGCCTTGGCGGGCGCTCTTCAAAGGAG TTCCCTATGCGAAGACAGCGAGGATACTTATTGCCATGTCCATACCCGGCAATGTTCTGTTCATCTTTGCTGCTGACTATATAAACTATAGCACCTCGACGGTCACCTGGGTGTTTGTGCTTTCCTATCTGACCGCCAGTTTGGTTCAG gtgatgctgctgctgtataTTGCGCACATCATTGTGCACGcgatgtggaagtggaagaTCGATCCGGATAACTCGGCCATACCCTACCTGACGGCCTTGGGCGATCTGCTCGGCAGCAGTCTGCTGGCGGTGGCGTGGCTCTTCACCATGTCGGTGGGCATGCAGTACGGATCCGGAATGGAGACACTCAACGCACCTAACTAA
- the LOC120457286 gene encoding solute carrier family 41 member 1 isoform X7: METMDRLLGRKVGRCGRGTYCGYARLVNTCDDESPASSEPDPGAVSGGGGAGGAGGAGGAGGAGGAGGGGGGGGNGGIGSGALVAADASSIAGINGSSEEKMALNRPGIKQEKWTTILLQVSIPFFLAGIGTIGAGIVLGRVEKWYVFKNVSELFILVPALLGLKGNLDMCLASRLSTQVNLGNMTSRQGVIRMIVGNIALVQVQATVASFLVAMFAVSVGAAMTGDFYFENMMLLTASAMFTATSSCFVLDFVLVAVILFSQKYRLNPDNLATPLAASIGDVVSISLLSFIASLLYDHIKTHLWITFIVVTCYLVLLPMWVMIVLRNEYTRPVLKSGWVPVLSALCISGLGGLVLDAAVEVFNGFVVFQPIINGIGGNLVSVQASKISTMLHQSSIIGIIPPHTQIFEWPWRALFKGVPYAKTARILIAMSIPGNVLFIFAADYINYSTSTVTWVFVLSYLTASLVQVMLLLYIAHIIVHAMWKWKIDPDNSAIPYLTALGDLLGSSLLAVAWLFTMSVGMQYGSGMETLNAPN; this comes from the exons CCTCCTCCGAACCGGATCCTGGAGCGGTgagcggcggcggtggagcgggaggagcaggaggcgcgggaggagctggaggagcaggaggagcaggtggcggtggcggtggcggtggcaatgGCGGCATCGGTTCCGGTGCCCTGGTGGCGGCGGACGCCTCCAGCATTGCCGGCATCAATGGCAGCTCCGAGGAGAAGATGGCGCTCAATCGACCCGGCATCAAGCAGGAGAAGTGGACGACGATCTTGCTGCAGGTGTCCATTCCGTTCTTTCTGGCCGGGATTGGCACCATCGGAGCTGGCATTGTCCTGGGACGCGTTGAG AAATGGTATGTCTTCAAGAATGTAAGCGAGCTGTTCATCCTGGTGCCGGCGCTGTTGGGCCTCAAGGGCAACCTGGACATGTGCCTGGCATCGCGGCTCTCCACGCAAGTGAACCTGGGCAACATGACCAGCAGACAGGGCGTGATACGGATGATAGTGGGGAATATAGCACTGGTGCAGGTCCAGGCGACGGTGGCCTCCTTTCTGGTGGCCATGTTTGCGGTGAGCGTGGGTGCGGCCATGACCGGCGACTTCTATTTCGAGAACATGATGCTGCTGACTGCCTCGGCCATGTTCACGGCCACCTCGTCGTGCTTTGTGCTGG ACTTCGTTTTGGTCGCGGTTATCCTGTTCTCGCAGAAGTATCGCCTCAATCCGGACAACCTGGCCACGCCATTGGCCGCCTCCATTGGTGATGTGGTGTCCATCAGTTTGCTCTCCTTTATCGCCTCGCTGCTGTACGATCATATCA AAACGCACCTGTGGATCACATTCATCGTGGTCACCTGCTACCTGGTGCTGTTGCCCATGTGGGTGATGATCGTGCTGAGGAACGAGTACACGCGACCGGTGCTAAAGAGCGGATGGGTTCCCGTCCTCTCGGCCCTCTGCATAAGTGG TCTGGGTGGCCTTGTGTTGGATGCAGCCGTCGAGGTGTTTAATGGATTCGTAGTGTTTCAACCGATCATCAATGGAATCGGCGGCAATCTGGTATCGGTGCAGGCCAGCAAGATATCCACAATGCTGCACCAGAGCTCAATTATCGGGATTATACCACCGCACACGCAGATCTTCGAGTGGCCTTGGCGGGCGCTCTTCAAAGGAG TTCCCTATGCGAAGACAGCGAGGATACTTATTGCCATGTCCATACCCGGCAATGTTCTGTTCATCTTTGCTGCTGACTATATAAACTATAGCACCTCGACGGTCACCTGGGTGTTTGTGCTTTCCTATCTGACCGCCAGTTTGGTTCAG gtgatgctgctgctgtataTTGCGCACATCATTGTGCACGcgatgtggaagtggaagaTCGATCCGGATAACTCGGCCATACCCTACCTGACGGCCTTGGGCGATCTGCTCGGCAGCAGTCTGCTGGCGGTGGCGTGGCTCTTCACCATGTCGGTGGGCATGCAGTACGGATCCGGAATGGAGACACTCAACGCACCTAACTAA
- the LOC120457286 gene encoding solute carrier family 41 member 1 isoform X5, with product METMDRLLGRKVGRCGRGTYCGYARLVNTCDDESPDPDNEKLSGLPHSTTGSLSSIITTSIASSEPDPGAVSGGGGAGGAGGAGGAGGAGGAGGGGGGGGNGGIGSGALVAADASSIAGINGSSEEKMALNRPGIKQEKWTTILLQVSIPFFLAGIGTIGAGIVLGRVEKWYVFKNVSELFILVPALLGLKGNLDMCLASRLSTQVNLGNMTSRQGVIRMIVGNIALVQVQATVASFLVAMFAVSVGAAMTGDFYFENMMLLTASAMFTATSSCFVLDFVLVAVILFSQKYRLNPDNLATPLAASIGDVVSISLLSFIASLLYDHIKTHLWITFIVVTCYLVLLPMWVMIVLRNEYTRPVLKSGWVPVLSALCISGLGGLVLDAAVEVFNGFVVFQPIINGIGGNLVSVQASKISTMLHQSSIIGIIPPHTQIFEWPWRALFKGVPYAKTARILIAMSIPGNVLFIFAADYINYSTSTVTWVFVLSYLTASLVQVMLLLYIAHIIVHAMWKWKIDPDNSAIPYLTALGDLLGSSLLAVAWLFTMSVGMQYGSGMETLNAPN from the exons ATCCCGACAATGAGAAATTGTCGGGCCTGCCACATTCGACAACCGGTTCACTAAGCTCAATCATCACGACGTCCATAGCCTCCTCCGAACCGGATCCTGGAGCGGTgagcggcggcggtggagcgggaggagcaggaggcgcgggaggagctggaggagcaggaggagcaggtggcggtggcggtggcggtggcaatgGCGGCATCGGTTCCGGTGCCCTGGTGGCGGCGGACGCCTCCAGCATTGCCGGCATCAATGGCAGCTCCGAGGAGAAGATGGCGCTCAATCGACCCGGCATCAAGCAGGAGAAGTGGACGACGATCTTGCTGCAGGTGTCCATTCCGTTCTTTCTGGCCGGGATTGGCACCATCGGAGCTGGCATTGTCCTGGGACGCGTTGAG AAATGGTATGTCTTCAAGAATGTAAGCGAGCTGTTCATCCTGGTGCCGGCGCTGTTGGGCCTCAAGGGCAACCTGGACATGTGCCTGGCATCGCGGCTCTCCACGCAAGTGAACCTGGGCAACATGACCAGCAGACAGGGCGTGATACGGATGATAGTGGGGAATATAGCACTGGTGCAGGTCCAGGCGACGGTGGCCTCCTTTCTGGTGGCCATGTTTGCGGTGAGCGTGGGTGCGGCCATGACCGGCGACTTCTATTTCGAGAACATGATGCTGCTGACTGCCTCGGCCATGTTCACGGCCACCTCGTCGTGCTTTGTGCTGG ACTTCGTTTTGGTCGCGGTTATCCTGTTCTCGCAGAAGTATCGCCTCAATCCGGACAACCTGGCCACGCCATTGGCCGCCTCCATTGGTGATGTGGTGTCCATCAGTTTGCTCTCCTTTATCGCCTCGCTGCTGTACGATCATATCA AAACGCACCTGTGGATCACATTCATCGTGGTCACCTGCTACCTGGTGCTGTTGCCCATGTGGGTGATGATCGTGCTGAGGAACGAGTACACGCGACCGGTGCTAAAGAGCGGATGGGTTCCCGTCCTCTCGGCCCTCTGCATAAGTGG TCTGGGTGGCCTTGTGTTGGATGCAGCCGTCGAGGTGTTTAATGGATTCGTAGTGTTTCAACCGATCATCAATGGAATCGGCGGCAATCTGGTATCGGTGCAGGCCAGCAAGATATCCACAATGCTGCACCAGAGCTCAATTATCGGGATTATACCACCGCACACGCAGATCTTCGAGTGGCCTTGGCGGGCGCTCTTCAAAGGAG TTCCCTATGCGAAGACAGCGAGGATACTTATTGCCATGTCCATACCCGGCAATGTTCTGTTCATCTTTGCTGCTGACTATATAAACTATAGCACCTCGACGGTCACCTGGGTGTTTGTGCTTTCCTATCTGACCGCCAGTTTGGTTCAG gtgatgctgctgctgtataTTGCGCACATCATTGTGCACGcgatgtggaagtggaagaTCGATCCGGATAACTCGGCCATACCCTACCTGACGGCCTTGGGCGATCTGCTCGGCAGCAGTCTGCTGGCGGTGGCGTGGCTCTTCACCATGTCGGTGGGCATGCAGTACGGATCCGGAATGGAGACACTCAACGCACCTAACTAA
- the LOC120455587 gene encoding uncharacterized protein LOC120455587, translated as MTVGILGHINGPVTKLNLSTSTSTSTSASVLLPTTYYLLPLTIPSSSTSWPPKTTDITTHTYCDRHTAPQHSPHFQ; from the exons ATGACTGTGGGCATTCTTGG CCATATCAACGGTCCGGTGACTAAGCTCAACCTCTCAACCTCGACCTCGACCTCGACCTCAGCCTCAGTCCTTttacctactacct ACTACCTACTACCTCTCACTATCCCCAGTAGTTCGACATCCTGGCCCCCAAAAACCACGGACATTACGACGCACACATACTGCGACAGACACACGGCGCCCCAACATTCCCcacattttcaataa
- the LOC120457286 gene encoding solute carrier family 41 member 1 isoform X1, with amino-acid sequence MSLPNEQSNLPHNPTTSQPASASASASAFADTQTPATATATGSTTPSTPTPSTRPTQQQQSNELKHRLTPLNVRRLSGYVNPQAISDNAGDDPPPTTINIGLFNNNNNNNNTNNNYYNNNNNNNTASTTPPSAYATPPIYQQQLSTLTATTPLDVAPDDKYRLFTIFNGNDPDNEKLSGLPHSTTGSLSSIITTSIASSEPDPGAVSGGGGAGGAGGAGGAGGAGGAGGGGGGGGNGGIGSGALVAADASSIAGINGSSEEKMALNRPGIKQEKWTTILLQVSIPFFLAGIGTIGAGIVLGRVEKWYVFKNVSELFILVPALLGLKGNLDMCLASRLSTQVNLGNMTSRQGVIRMIVGNIALVQVQATVASFLVAMFAVSVGAAMTGDFYFENMMLLTASAMFTATSSCFVLDFVLVAVILFSQKYRLNPDNLATPLAASIGDVVSISLLSFIASLLYDHIKTHLWITFIVVTCYLVLLPMWVMIVLRNEYTRPVLKSGWVPVLSALCISGLGGLVLDAAVEVFNGFVVFQPIINGIGGNLVSVQASKISTMLHQSSIIGIIPPHTQIFEWPWRALFKGVPYAKTARILIAMSIPGNVLFIFAADYINYSTSTVTWVFVLSYLTASLVQVMLLLYIAHIIVHAMWKWKIDPDNSAIPYLTALGDLLGSSLLAVAWLFTMSVGMQYGSGMETLNAPN; translated from the exons ATGTCGCTGCCCAACGAACAGTCAAACTTGCCGCACAATCCAacaaccagccaaccagcatcagcatctgcatctgcatcagcATTCGCCGACACACAGACAccagccacagcaacagcaacaggatCCACAACACCATCCACACCAACACCATCCACAAGAcccacacaacaacaacaatcaaatGAGCTGAAACACCGCCTGACGCCACTGAATGTGCGTCGTTTATCGGGCTACGTTAATCCGCAAGCGATCAGCGATAATGCTGGCGATGATCCCCCGCCCACCACCATTAACATTGGCCTcttcaacaacaacaacaacaacaataatacaaataataattattataataacaacaacaacaacaacacagcaTCAACAACGCCACCATCCGCATATGCCACACCACCAATATACCAACAACAGTTGTCCACActgacagcaacaacaccgcTAGATGTGGCACCGGATGATAAATACAGATTGTTTACCATTTTCAATGGAAACG ATCCCGACAATGAGAAATTGTCGGGCCTGCCACATTCGACAACCGGTTCACTAAGCTCAATCATCACGACGTCCATAGCCTCCTCCGAACCGGATCCTGGAGCGGTgagcggcggcggtggagcgggaggagcaggaggcgcgggaggagctggaggagcaggaggagcaggtggcggtggcggtggcggtggcaatgGCGGCATCGGTTCCGGTGCCCTGGTGGCGGCGGACGCCTCCAGCATTGCCGGCATCAATGGCAGCTCCGAGGAGAAGATGGCGCTCAATCGACCCGGCATCAAGCAGGAGAAGTGGACGACGATCTTGCTGCAGGTGTCCATTCCGTTCTTTCTGGCCGGGATTGGCACCATCGGAGCTGGCATTGTCCTGGGACGCGTTGAG AAATGGTATGTCTTCAAGAATGTAAGCGAGCTGTTCATCCTGGTGCCGGCGCTGTTGGGCCTCAAGGGCAACCTGGACATGTGCCTGGCATCGCGGCTCTCCACGCAAGTGAACCTGGGCAACATGACCAGCAGACAGGGCGTGATACGGATGATAGTGGGGAATATAGCACTGGTGCAGGTCCAGGCGACGGTGGCCTCCTTTCTGGTGGCCATGTTTGCGGTGAGCGTGGGTGCGGCCATGACCGGCGACTTCTATTTCGAGAACATGATGCTGCTGACTGCCTCGGCCATGTTCACGGCCACCTCGTCGTGCTTTGTGCTGG ACTTCGTTTTGGTCGCGGTTATCCTGTTCTCGCAGAAGTATCGCCTCAATCCGGACAACCTGGCCACGCCATTGGCCGCCTCCATTGGTGATGTGGTGTCCATCAGTTTGCTCTCCTTTATCGCCTCGCTGCTGTACGATCATATCA AAACGCACCTGTGGATCACATTCATCGTGGTCACCTGCTACCTGGTGCTGTTGCCCATGTGGGTGATGATCGTGCTGAGGAACGAGTACACGCGACCGGTGCTAAAGAGCGGATGGGTTCCCGTCCTCTCGGCCCTCTGCATAAGTGG TCTGGGTGGCCTTGTGTTGGATGCAGCCGTCGAGGTGTTTAATGGATTCGTAGTGTTTCAACCGATCATCAATGGAATCGGCGGCAATCTGGTATCGGTGCAGGCCAGCAAGATATCCACAATGCTGCACCAGAGCTCAATTATCGGGATTATACCACCGCACACGCAGATCTTCGAGTGGCCTTGGCGGGCGCTCTTCAAAGGAG TTCCCTATGCGAAGACAGCGAGGATACTTATTGCCATGTCCATACCCGGCAATGTTCTGTTCATCTTTGCTGCTGACTATATAAACTATAGCACCTCGACGGTCACCTGGGTGTTTGTGCTTTCCTATCTGACCGCCAGTTTGGTTCAG gtgatgctgctgctgtataTTGCGCACATCATTGTGCACGcgatgtggaagtggaagaTCGATCCGGATAACTCGGCCATACCCTACCTGACGGCCTTGGGCGATCTGCTCGGCAGCAGTCTGCTGGCGGTGGCGTGGCTCTTCACCATGTCGGTGGGCATGCAGTACGGATCCGGAATGGAGACACTCAACGCACCTAACTAA